The Synechococcus sp. RS9909 genomic interval CTCGATCGGCTGGTGGGTGGGGCCGTCTTCACCAACGCCGATGGAGTCGTGGGTGAGCACATAGATCACACCCAGCTCGCTCAGAGCGGAGAGTCGCATCGAGCCGCGCATGTAGTCGGCGAACACCAGGAAGGTGCCGCCGTAGGGGATCAAGCCGCTGTTGTGGTAGGCGATGCCGTTGAGGATCGCCGCCATGGCGTGCTCGCGCACGCCGAAGTGGAGATAGCGCTTCTCCGGGCTCTCCGGCTGGAAGGAGCCCGTTTCACCGGCGATGTCGGTGTAGTTGGAGTGGGTGAGGTCAGCGGAACCACCGATCAGCTCGGGCAGGTTCGGGCCCAGGGCACCCAGGCAGATCTGGGAGTGCTTGCGGGTGGCCAGACCTTTGTCGTTGGGGGTGTAGGAGGGCAGATCCTTGTCCCAACCCTGGGGCAGCTCACCGCGCAGCATCCGCTCAAATTCGGCGGCTTCGCTGGGGTACTTGCTGCGGTAGCTGGCCAGCGCCTGGTTCCATTCGGCCTCGAGGCTGGCACCGCGTTCGATCGCCTGACGGTATTGGTCGTAGGCCTCCTGGGGCACTTCAAACGGCCCGTGGTTCCAGCCGAGCTGCTTGCGGGTGAGTTCCGCCTCTTCTTCGCCGAGGGGAGCCCCGTGCACTCCGGCCGTATCGCTCTTGTTGGGAGAGCCGTAGCCGATCGTGGTGGTCACCTTGATGATCGACGGCTTGTCGGTGACGGCTTTGGCGGCCTCAATCGCATGGGCGATCGCATTCACGTCGGTGTTGCCATCAGCCACGTGCTGCACGTGCCAGCCGTAAGCCTCGTAGCGCTTGAGCACATCTTCGGTGAAGGACACATCGGTGCGTCCGTCGATGGTGATGTGGTTGTCGTCGTAGAGCGCGATCAGCTTGCCCAGCTTCAGGTGACCCGCCAAAGAGCAGGCTTCCGACGACACACCCTCCTGATTGCAGCCATCGCCCATGATCACGTAGGTGTAGTGATCGACGACCTTGGCGTCGGGCTTGTTGAATTTGGCCGCGAGATGGGCTTCCGCGATCGCCAGGCCCACGGCATTGGAGATGCCGGCACCGAGCGGGCCCGTGGTCACTTCAACGCCAGGGGTCTCGAAGGTTTCCGGGTGGCCGGGGGTTTTGGAGCCCCACTGACGGAACTGCTTGATGTCGTCGATCGTCACCGAGTCGTAGCCGGTGAGGTGCAGCAACGCGTAGAGGAGCATGCAGCCGTGGCCGGCCGAGAGCACGAACCGATCCCGGTTGAACCAGAGGGGGTTTTTGGGGTTGTGCTTCAGGAACTTGTCCCAGAGGGTGTAGCCCATCGGCGCTGCACCCATGGGCAGACCGGGGTGGCCGCTCTTGGATTTGTTGACCGCATCAACGGCCAGCATGCGGATGCTGTTGATGCAGAGGGTGTCGAGGGAAGCGGGCGCGGCGACCATGGCGTGGTGACGAAGTACAGAACAGGGGATGCGCAGAGTCTGAATCAGCGCATGCGACGGAAGGCAAGGCAGACGTTGTGGCCGCCGAAGCCGAAGGAGTTGGAGAGCACCGCATCCAGTGTGGCTTCACGGGCGGTGTTCGGAACGACATCCAGATCACAGTTGGGATCTGGGTTGGCGTAGTTGATCGTGGGGGGCACAACGCCATGGCGGATGGCGAGGATGCTCGCCACCGCTTCGATGCCACCGGAACCTCCCAGCAGGTGACCGGTCATCGATTTGGTGGAGCTCACAGGGATCTGATGGGCCCGATCGCCGAGTGCGCTCTTGATGGCAGCGGTCTCGTTGCTGTCGTTGGCTGGGGTGCTGGTGCCGTGGGCATTGATGTAACCCACACACTCAGGGGCCAGAGCGGCATCGTCGAGCGCCAGGCGGATGGCAGCGGCGCCGCCCACACCACCCGGGGTCGGGGCGGTGATGTGGTGGGCATCACAGGTGGTGCCGTAGCCCACGATCTCCGCCAGCACCGTGGCGCCCCGGGCTTCGGCGTGGGCCAGGGTTTCGAGCACCAGCAGGCCTGCCCCTTCACCGATCACGAAACCGTCCCGCTCGGCGTCAAAGGGGCGACTGGCTGTGGCGGGATCATCGTTGCGGAACGACAACGCCTTGGCGCTGGCGAAACCGGCGACTCCCAGGGGCGTGATCGCCGATTCGGCACCGCCGCAGATCATGGCGTCGGCTTTGCCCAGCTGGAGGATCCGGAAGGCATCACCGATCGCATTGGAGCCGGCGGCGCAGGCGGTGGCTACCGCGGAACTGGGACCCTTAGCGCCGAGGGCGATGGCCGCCAGCCCGGTGGCCATGTTGGGAATCATCATCGGTACCGTGAAGGGGCTGACCCGCCCCGGTCCCTTGTCGGCCAACACGTGGGCCTGGGTCTCCATCGTCAGGAGGCCGCCGACGCCGGAGCCGATGCTGATGCCGATGCGGTGGGCATTGGCGTCGGTGATCTCCAGGCCGGAATCGGCCAGGGCCTGCTTGGCTGCCACCACGCCGAATTTGCAGAACCGATCCCAGCGCTTGGCTTCCTTCGCTTCGAGATAGCCGCTGGGGTCAAAGGCTTTCACTTCCGCCGCGAAGCGGCAGGCGTGGGCGCTGGCATCAAACAGCGTGATCGGAGCCACACCGTTGCGGCCGGAGGTCAGCCCGGTCCAGTAGTCGGCAACCGTGTTGCCGATCGGCGTCACCGCGCCGAGGCCCGTGACCACGACACGTTGGAGACCCTCCACCATCCCGATCCTCAGGCCTGCTTGTCTTCGATGTACTTAACTGCGTCACCCACGGTGGCGATGCCTTCAGCGGCTTCGTCGGGGATTTCGATGTCGAAGGCTTCCTCCAGAGCCATCACCAGCTCGACGGTGTCGAGCGAGTCGGCGCCGAGATCATTCTGGAAATTGGATTCCGGCTTCACGTCGCCGGCATCAACGCTGAGCTGCTCCGCCACGATCGAACGGACTTTTTCGAGGATCGCTTCCTGGGACATGGCCGTGAAGACGGGACGACGCATCCTACGGGCTGGTCTCGCGGTCGTTAACAACGGTGACGGCGACGTGCCACAGGTGGTTCAGCTCCGGTTGTGACGGGTACCTTGGCGCCAAGCCATCAGTTCAGGAACGGGCACATGTCCCACGCCGTCAAGATCTACGACACCTGCATCGGCTGCACCCAGTGTGTGCGTGCCTGCCCTCTGGATGTGCTCGAAATGGTGCCCTGGGACGGCTGCAAGGCCGGTCAGATCGCCTCGTCCCCCCGCACCGAGGATTGCGTCGGTTGCAAGCGCTGCGAAACCGCCTGTCCCACCGACTTCCTCAGCATCCGCGTCTATCTCGGTGATGAAACCAGCCGCAGCATGGGTCTGGCCTACTGATTGAGTGGGTTCATCGATAGGCCATAAGCTCAGCCCGGCGACTGCCGGGCTTTTTTGATATGTGCGGAATCGTTGCGGTGATCGGCTCGCGGGATGCGGCCCCCCTGTTGCTTGAAGGCCTCAGGCAGCTGGAGTATCGCGGTTACGACTCCGCCGGGATCGCCACGGTGGAGGCCACCCAGCTGCATTGCCTCCGGGCCAAGGGCAAGTTGGTGAACCTGGCGGCACGGTTGGAAGCGGAGGGAGCACCGGGCTACTGCGGCATCGGCCACACGCGCTGGGCCACCCATGGCAAACCGGAGGAGCGCAATGCCCATCCCCATCGCGATGGCAGCGGCACGGTGGCGGTGGTGCAGAACGGCATCATCGAGAACCACCGCAGCCTGCGGGAGCAGCTCATGGCTGCAGGCGTGGTGTTCGAGTCGGAGACCGACACCGAGGTGATTCCCCACCTGATCGCAGCCCGGCTGCAGGCATTGCGTTCTGAGGGGCGCCCCGCCGATGGCGCCCTGCTGCTGGAGGCGGTGCAGGCGGTGTTGCCGCAGCTGCAGGGCGCCTATGCCCTGGCGGTGGTGTGGGCGGAGGTTCCCGGCGCCCTGGTGGTGGCCCGCCGGGCGGCGCCGTTGCTGATCGGTCTTGGTGAAGGGGAGTTTGTCTGCGCCAGCGACACGCCGGCTCTCGCCGGGATTACCCGCACGATCCTGCCGATGGAGGACGGGGAAGTCGCCCTGCTCAGCCCTTTGGGCATCGAGCTCTACGACGCTGAGGGTGTGCGGCAGCAGCGCACGCCTTCTCTGTTGAGCGGCACGGATCATGTGGCCGACAAGCGCCATTTCCGCCACTTCATGCTCAAGGAGATCCATGAGCAGCCGGAGACGGCTGAGCTCTGGGTGGCGCGCCATCTCCCCAGCGGTTTGCCGGAGTCGAATCCGGTGGCCTTGCCGTTCGATGAGGCCTTTTACTCCGGGGTGGAGCGGATTCAGATCCTGGCCTGTGGCACCAGTCGTCATGCGGCCTTGGTGGGGGCCTACCTGCTGGAGCAGTTCGCCGGATTGCCCACCAGCGTGTTCTACGCCAGCGAATTCCGTTATGCGCCGCCGCCGCTGGCGCCCCACACCCTCACCATCGGGGTGACCCAGTCGGGGGAAACGGCCGACACCCTCGCCGCCCTGGCGATGGAGGCAGAGCGCCGCCGCGCCCTGGGCGATGACGCCTATGCACCACGCCAGCTGGGGATCACCAACCGGCCTGAGAGTTCCCTGGCCCGCCAGGTGGAGCACATCCTCGACATCGGCGCCGGCATCGAAGTGGGTGTGGCGGCCACCAAAACGTTCCTCGGTCAGCTGCTGGCCTTCTATGCCCTGGCCCTCGCCTTTGCGGCCCGGCGCGGCAGCCGGCCGGTGGCGGAGATCGCAGCTCTGGTGGCGGAGTTGCGCCAGCTTCCCAGCCAGCTCACGCAACTGGTGGAGCGTCACGATCGGGAGTCGGAAGCGCTGGCCCACCGCTTTGCTGAAACCCAGGACGTGATCTTCCTGGGGCGTGGCATCAACTATCCGATCGCGCTGGAGGGAGCGCTCAAGCTCAAGGAGATCAGCTACATCCACGCCGAGGGCTATCCCGCCGGCGAGATGAAGCACGGCCCGATTGCCCTGCTCGATGCCCACGTGCCGGTGGTGTCGATTGCGATGCCCGGCGTGGTGTTCGAGAAGGTGCTGAGCAATGCCCAGGAGGCGAAAGCCCGCGATGCGCAGCTGATCGGTGTGGCACCGGAAGGACCGGACACGGCCCTGTTTGATGCCCTGCTGCCGGTGCCGGAGGTGAGCGAGTGGGTGAGCCCCCTGCTCACGGTGGTGCCGATGCAGTTGTTGAGTTACCACATCGCTGCCCATCGCGGCCTCGATGTGGATCAACCGCGCAACCTGGCCAAGAGCGTCACCGTGGAGTGAGTCGGCTCAGGCCTTGAGCGCGGCTGTGGCGTCGCTGCGGCCATATAGATCGTCGAAGCGGACGATGTCGTCTTCGCCGAGGTAGGCCCCGCTCTGCACCTCGATCATCTCGACGGGGATGCGGCCCGGGTTGCTGAGCCGGTGTTTGCAGCCCAGGGGGATGTAGGTGCTCTGGTTTTCGCCGATCAGCTGCTGTTCGCCGTCGCGCTCCACCAGGGCGGTGCCCTTCACCACAATCCAGTGCTCGGCGCGGTGGTGGTGCATCTGCAACGACAGGCTCGCCCCCGGTTTCACTGAGATCCGTTTCACCTGCCAGCGATGGTCTTCGACCACGCCGGTGTAGGAGCCCCAGGGGCGATAGATCCTGCGGTGGGCCTTGCCTTCGGGGCTTCCGTCGGCCTCCAGCTGCTTCACGATCGTCTTCACGTTCTGGGCCTGGCTGCGGTCGGCGATCAGCACGGCGTCGTCGGTTTCCACCACCACCAGGTTCTCCACCCCCAGGCCCACCACGAGGCGATGCTCGCTGCGCAGGTAGCAATTGCGGCTGCCTTCGCTGATCACCCGGCCGCGCAGCACGTTGCCGTCGTCATCCCGATCGGCCGTATCCCACAGCGCACTCCAGCTGCCCACATCGCTCCAACCCGCCGCCAGGGGCAGCACCGAACCCAGCGCCGTTTTCTCCATCACCGCCACATCGATCGCCACATTCGGGCACTTGGCGAAGGCTTCCCGCTCCAGACGCAGGAAGTCGAGGTCGGCCACGTCCTGCTCCAGGGCGGCGCGGCAGCAGCTCACCACTTCAGGCGCCAGCCGCTCCAGCTCGGCGAGCATGGCGCTGGCCCGGAAGAGGAACATGCCGCTGTTCCAGGTGAAGCGACCGCTGGCGAGGAACTGCTCGGCCGTGGCCCGATCGGGTTTCTCCACAAAGCGGGCAATCGGCACGGGCTGGAGCGATCCCGCCTGCAGTGGTGCTGCCGCTTCGATGTAGCCGTAGCCGGTTTCCGGCGCTGTCGGCACGATCCCGAAGCTCACCAGACGGCCAGCTTCCGCGTCGGCGCGCCCGGCTTCGATCGCGGCACGGAAAAGGGCCGCATCGCGGATCACATGGTCGGCGGCGAGCACCAGCAGCAGCGGATCGTCGCCGCGGGCGGTGGCCTGGAGGGCCGCCACCGCCACCGCCGGTGCCGTGTTGCGCCCCATCGGCTCCAGCAGGATGGCGCCCGGCTCCACACCGATCTGGCGCATCTGTTCGGCCACGATGAAACGGTGGTCGTCGTTGCAGATCAGCAGGGGAGCTGCGAGACCGCTCAGCCCTTCCAGCCGTTGCTGGGTCTGCTGCAGCAGGGTCTCGTCGCCGCTGCCCCCCAGGGGCCAATACTGTTTGGGATAGCTGGCGCGGGAGAGGGGCCAGAGACGGGTGCCGGTGCCGCCGCAGAGGATCACCGGGATCAGGGGGGTGGTCACCGTGGGCTGAGCCGAACGTGGCGCCAGTGTCGCGCAGGGCCCCAGGGGCTGTCAGCTCTTGATGCCGGTGTTTAGAGCTCCAGCAGCCCCGGTGGTGGCGTGAGCAGCAGCCAGCCCTCCTCGAGGTGCACCTCCGGCACGATCGCCTCCACGAAGGGAATCAATTGTTTGCGGCCATCCGTGCGCTCCACCTCCAGCAGGTCGTTGCCACCGCTGATCAGATCGGTGACGCTGCCGATCGCTTCAGCATCGGCCTGGAGCCGCACCTCGAGGCCCACCAGATCGAGCAGGTGAAACTCGCCATCGGCCAGGGCAGGCCGGTCATCGGCGCGCACCAACAGGGTCTGGCCCACCAGGGCTTCGGCGGCGCTGCGGTCGTTGACCCCGTCGAAGCGCACCACGAACAGCTGTTTGCCGGGCAGCTGCCGACCGCTGCTCAGCTCTACGGGGCGGGGTTCGCCGCCACGGGCTTGCAGCCAGCGGGTGCCGGGCGTGGTGAAGCGCTCCGGGAACTCACTGGCGGGATTGATGCGCAGCTCGCCGCCGAGCCCCTGGGCACCCACCACGGTTCCCACCGCCAGCCAGTCGTTCGGCTGTGGAGCGTTGGTGGGTTCAGGCATCGAGCACCTCCACCAGCTCGATCACTTGGCTGGCGATGCTGAGAGCTTGATCGGCATCGCCTGGATCAAACAGATCCGCGGGTGGGGTGGCATCCATTGGGTAACGCGATTGAATCGCCATGCGACTGAGCCCCCGGAGTGGAAGGGCTTGGAGGGCCTGGGTGTCGAGACCGGCTTGGTCGAGTTGTTGGACGAGATCATGCAGCACGTGGGTGTGCGGGGGCTCGATGCCGAGCTCCAGCAGTGCTCCGTTGAGGGATTTCTCGGCGGCTTGTGAGGCGAAATAGCAAGCCTGAGCCAGAAACCCGTTGTCGCGGGCGAGCCGCGCCAAGGCCAGGTCATTCCTGGCCTGATGGAGCCAGGCCTCAGGCCGGGAGTTCATGGCTGTTGTGCGCGTAAAGGTTGTTGCGCAAGTAAAGGCTGGGCATCGCGAGCCACATGGCGCCAGATCACCGACGGATGCTCGGGGAGCTGTTGCCAGGCCACGCGGTCCAGCCCGATCGCGTCCTGGGCGACACCATGCGCGAGCAGCTGATCGGCCCATTGCTCGGCTGCTTCTCGGCTCTCGGCCACCACCAGCAGATCCGTATCGGAGAGGCCATCCCAGTCGCCTCGTGCTCTGGATCCAAACAGATAAATCTGATCAGGCCTGACTGTGCTGCCTGGAGGGGATGAGACCAGCACCTGATCGATGCGTTGTTTCAGCTCAGTGAGCCACTGCGCATGCCGTTGCTGGCGCAACACATGAAAGCTGGTGACGGCAGCCATGCCAACGCCCTGGCAACGTTGTTCCATTCTGGGGTTGATCCTTGCGTCGGCTCCCCTGCGCCAGAATGCGCTCACGATCGCTGCCCGCATCCATGGCCTCCACCGCTCCGATCCTGCCCGGTGCCACGGTGAAGGTGGAGGATCCCCGTTCGATTTACAACGGGTACACCGGGTTCGTGCAGCGGATCAGCGGGGATCGGGCGGCGGTGCTGTTTGAAGGCGGCAACTGGGACAAGCTCGTGACCCTGCGTCTCAGGGATCTGAGCGCCGCCTGAGGGTGATGTGGGCCGGCGTCCGGGTGCAGTTGCGGCGGGTCGTGCTCGACTCCGACACCCGAGCCGGACGCCTCTACAACCTGATCATCTTTGGCACGATTCTGGTGAGTGTGGCGGGGCTGATGGTCGAGCCCCATCCGCTTCATCTCGCTTCTGATGATGCGGTGCCGGCCTGGGTGCACAGCCTTGAGCGGGCCTGCCTGCTGGTGTTCATCGCCGATTTTCTGCTCCACCTCTGGGTCACGCCCCAACCGCTGGTCTATCTGCGCAGCTTCTACGGCCTGATCGACCTCTCGGCGGTGCTGTTCTTTTTTGTACCCCAGATCAGCAGTGGCTTGATCCTCTGGATCTTCAAGTTCGGGCGGGTGCTGCGGGTGTTCAAGCTGCTGCGCTTTCTCGATGAGGCCCAGCTGCTCGGCAACGCCCTGCGCGCCAGTGCCCGCCGCATCGGTGTGTTCCTGTTCTTTGTGGTGATGGCCCAGGTGATGCTGGGGTATGTGATGGTGATGATTGAAAGCAGCCACCCCCAGACGCAGTTCCAGACCGTGGGCCACGGGGTGTATTGGGCGATTGTGACCATGACCACGGTGGGCTACGGCGATGTGGTGCCCCAGACCGTGCTCGGTCGCCTGTTGGCGGCGGTGGTGATGCTGCTCGGCTTCGGGATCATTGCCATCCCCACCGGCATCGTCACGGTGGAGACCATCAATCAGGCCCGGCAGGATCAACGCTCGTGTGGGGACTGCGGCCGCACTGGCCACCGCCACCGGGCCGCCCACTGCGATCAGTGCGGGGCGGTGTTGCCAGAGGCTGTCTCAAGGTCCTGATCCAGTCATTCAGGCGATCGTCAGCAGAATGCCCCTATGAACCGCTCTGCCGATTGGTTGCATCACACCAGGCGGTTGAAAAAGCCCTGAAGGCTTTGCATCTCCATCACGGTCAGCAGAGTTGGGGTCATGGTCTGGGGCGCTCGTTTCGGGATTTGCCGGCCTTCGTCTCCGAACCCTTGGCGGCGAGAGTGCCTGACCTGGAAGACAGGCTTCGGGTGCTGGACGCCCTGTATATCCCTACGCGCTATCCCGATAGCCTTCCAGAAGGTGCTCCAACCGATCACTTCGGTCGCCTGCAGAGTTCTGACGCCATCACCCATGCCAGTGCGCTTGTTGACGCAATCCGTGTGGCGATGGCCAACTCCTGAACAGGTCCTCGCTGATGTACGACTCTGGGCGCAACAGCAGCAGCGTCAGGTGCCCAGTCTTCGTCAGGTGGGGGTGTTCGGCAGCTACGGCCGAGGCTCCGCAGCATTCGGCAGCGACCTGGACCTTCTTCTGGTTGATGCTCAAGCCACCGGCGGCCAGATCGAGCGTCTCCAGGTCTGGCCCCTGGGTGACCTCCCTCTCAGTTGTGATGCTCTGGTGTTGACCCCTGAGGAATTGGATCAACGGCTTTCTGATGGCACTCGGATGGCGGCTGAGCTCAGGCGCGATCTCCGTTGGATGCTTTGATCTCTGCCAAGAGAGCAGCTGCAGCGTGCTGTTCGGCTTCACGCCTGGAGCCGCCCCAGCCCTCAGCGAGGAGATCGGGCAGGCTGACGCGGCAATGGAAGCGGCGCGGGTCGCCGTGGCGCCTGCTGGCCTCGCGGGTGTCGTAGGCCGGTAGGCCCAAAGCCTGGCCCTGGCTCCACTC includes:
- the fabF gene encoding beta-ketoacyl-ACP synthase II, whose protein sequence is MVEGLQRVVVTGLGAVTPIGNTVADYWTGLTSGRNGVAPITLFDASAHACRFAAEVKAFDPSGYLEAKEAKRWDRFCKFGVVAAKQALADSGLEITDANAHRIGISIGSGVGGLLTMETQAHVLADKGPGRVSPFTVPMMIPNMATGLAAIALGAKGPSSAVATACAAGSNAIGDAFRILQLGKADAMICGGAESAITPLGVAGFASAKALSFRNDDPATASRPFDAERDGFVIGEGAGLLVLETLAHAEARGATVLAEIVGYGTTCDAHHITAPTPGGVGGAAAIRLALDDAALAPECVGYINAHGTSTPANDSNETAAIKSALGDRAHQIPVSSTKSMTGHLLGGSGGIEAVASILAIRHGVVPPTINYANPDPNCDLDVVPNTAREATLDAVLSNSFGFGGHNVCLAFRRMR
- a CDS encoding nucleotidyltransferase domain-containing protein, with the protein product MAAVTSFHVLRQQRHAQWLTELKQRIDQVLVSSPPGSTVRPDQIYLFGSRARGDWDGLSDTDLLVVAESREAAEQWADQLLAHGVAQDAIGLDRVAWQQLPEHPSVIWRHVARDAQPLLAQQPLRAQQP
- a CDS encoding mannose-1-phosphate guanylyltransferase/mannose-6-phosphate isomerase, with translation MTTPLIPVILCGGTGTRLWPLSRASYPKQYWPLGGSGDETLLQQTQQRLEGLSGLAAPLLICNDDHRFIVAEQMRQIGVEPGAILLEPMGRNTAPAVAVAALQATARGDDPLLLVLAADHVIRDAALFRAAIEAGRADAEAGRLVSFGIVPTAPETGYGYIEAAAPLQAGSLQPVPIARFVEKPDRATAEQFLASGRFTWNSGMFLFRASAMLAELERLAPEVVSCCRAALEQDVADLDFLRLEREAFAKCPNVAIDVAVMEKTALGSVLPLAAGWSDVGSWSALWDTADRDDDGNVLRGRVISEGSRNCYLRSEHRLVVGLGVENLVVVETDDAVLIADRSQAQNVKTIVKQLEADGSPEGKAHRRIYRPWGSYTGVVEDHRWQVKRISVKPGASLSLQMHHHRAEHWIVVKGTALVERDGEQQLIGENQSTYIPLGCKHRLSNPGRIPVEMIEVQSGAYLGEDDIVRFDDLYGRSDATAALKA
- the tkt gene encoding transketolase, with the protein product MVAAPASLDTLCINSIRMLAVDAVNKSKSGHPGLPMGAAPMGYTLWDKFLKHNPKNPLWFNRDRFVLSAGHGCMLLYALLHLTGYDSVTIDDIKQFRQWGSKTPGHPETFETPGVEVTTGPLGAGISNAVGLAIAEAHLAAKFNKPDAKVVDHYTYVIMGDGCNQEGVSSEACSLAGHLKLGKLIALYDDNHITIDGRTDVSFTEDVLKRYEAYGWHVQHVADGNTDVNAIAHAIEAAKAVTDKPSIIKVTTTIGYGSPNKSDTAGVHGAPLGEEEAELTRKQLGWNHGPFEVPQEAYDQYRQAIERGASLEAEWNQALASYRSKYPSEAAEFERMLRGELPQGWDKDLPSYTPNDKGLATRKHSQICLGALGPNLPELIGGSADLTHSNYTDIAGETGSFQPESPEKRYLHFGVREHAMAAILNGIAYHNSGLIPYGGTFLVFADYMRGSMRLSALSELGVIYVLTHDSIGVGEDGPTHQPIETIPSLRAMPNLLVFRPGDGNETSGAYKLAIQNRKRPSALCLSRQAMANQANSSIDKVAHGGYILEDCAGTPELILIGTGTELDLCVQAAKQLTAEGHKVRVVSMPCVELFDEQSDAYKEEVLPSAVRKRIVVEAAEAFGWHRFVGLDGATVTMDRFGASAPGGTCMEKFGFTVENVVAKAKALLA
- the psaC gene encoding photosystem I iron-sulfur center protein PsaC, which gives rise to MSHAVKIYDTCIGCTQCVRACPLDVLEMVPWDGCKAGQIASSPRTEDCVGCKRCETACPTDFLSIRVYLGDETSRSMGLAY
- a CDS encoding nucleotidyltransferase domain-containing protein translates to MPSLRQVGVFGSYGRGSAAFGSDLDLLLVDAQATGGQIERLQVWPLGDLPLSCDALVLTPEELDQRLSDGTRMAAELRRDLRWML
- a CDS encoding ion transporter: MWAGVRVQLRRVVLDSDTRAGRLYNLIIFGTILVSVAGLMVEPHPLHLASDDAVPAWVHSLERACLLVFIADFLLHLWVTPQPLVYLRSFYGLIDLSAVLFFFVPQISSGLILWIFKFGRVLRVFKLLRFLDEAQLLGNALRASARRIGVFLFFVVMAQVMLGYVMVMIESSHPQTQFQTVGHGVYWAIVTMTTVGYGDVVPQTVLGRLLAAVVMLLGFGIIAIPTGIVTVETINQARQDQRSCGDCGRTGHRHRAAHCDQCGAVLPEAVSRS
- a CDS encoding NAD(P)H dehydrogenase subunit NdhS, which produces MASTAPILPGATVKVEDPRSIYNGYTGFVQRISGDRAAVLFEGGNWDKLVTLRLRDLSAA
- a CDS encoding HEPN domain-containing protein — translated: MNSRPEAWLHQARNDLALARLARDNGFLAQACYFASQAAEKSLNGALLELGIEPPHTHVLHDLVQQLDQAGLDTQALQALPLRGLSRMAIQSRYPMDATPPADLFDPGDADQALSIASQVIELVEVLDA
- the acpP gene encoding acyl carrier protein, producing MSQEAILEKVRSIVAEQLSVDAGDVKPESNFQNDLGADSLDTVELVMALEEAFDIEIPDEAAEGIATVGDAVKYIEDKQA
- a CDS encoding HEPN domain-containing protein, which encodes MRGGVARGCLKVLIQSFRRSSAECPYEPLCRLVASHQAVEKALKALHLHHGQQSWGHGLGRSFRDLPAFVSEPLAARVPDLEDRLRVLDALYIPTRYPDSLPEGAPTDHFGRLQSSDAITHASALVDAIRVAMANS
- the glmS gene encoding glutamine--fructose-6-phosphate transaminase (isomerizing), with the translated sequence MCGIVAVIGSRDAAPLLLEGLRQLEYRGYDSAGIATVEATQLHCLRAKGKLVNLAARLEAEGAPGYCGIGHTRWATHGKPEERNAHPHRDGSGTVAVVQNGIIENHRSLREQLMAAGVVFESETDTEVIPHLIAARLQALRSEGRPADGALLLEAVQAVLPQLQGAYALAVVWAEVPGALVVARRAAPLLIGLGEGEFVCASDTPALAGITRTILPMEDGEVALLSPLGIELYDAEGVRQQRTPSLLSGTDHVADKRHFRHFMLKEIHEQPETAELWVARHLPSGLPESNPVALPFDEAFYSGVERIQILACGTSRHAALVGAYLLEQFAGLPTSVFYASEFRYAPPPLAPHTLTIGVTQSGETADTLAALAMEAERRRALGDDAYAPRQLGITNRPESSLARQVEHILDIGAGIEVGVAATKTFLGQLLAFYALALAFAARRGSRPVAEIAALVAELRQLPSQLTQLVERHDRESEALAHRFAETQDVIFLGRGINYPIALEGALKLKEISYIHAEGYPAGEMKHGPIALLDAHVPVVSIAMPGVVFEKVLSNAQEAKARDAQLIGVAPEGPDTALFDALLPVPEVSEWVSPLLTVVPMQLLSYHIAAHRGLDVDQPRNLAKSVTVE
- the rimM gene encoding ribosome maturation factor RimM (Essential for efficient processing of 16S rRNA), yielding MPEPTNAPQPNDWLAVGTVVGAQGLGGELRINPASEFPERFTTPGTRWLQARGGEPRPVELSSGRQLPGKQLFVVRFDGVNDRSAAEALVGQTLLVRADDRPALADGEFHLLDLVGLEVRLQADAEAIGSVTDLISGGNDLLEVERTDGRKQLIPFVEAIVPEVHLEEGWLLLTPPPGLLEL